The following is a genomic window from Marinobacter sp. NP-4(2019).
GCTGATCGCGCCCTCAATCACCTGGGTGATCTGGGTATCCACCACTTCGGCGGCGGCGCCGGTGTAGTCGGTGGAGATCGACACCACCGGTGGATCGATATCCGGATACTCCCGTACCGGCAGCCCCAGCAGGGCGGCCAGGCCAAATACCAGGATCAACAGGCTGAGAACGGTGGCAAAAACCGGGCGCTTGATCGATACATCGGACAGAATCATCGCTTATGACTCCAGCGATGTGGCAAAGCGGTTATCCGGAATCGCCTTGTCGTCGTCCACCACTTCGATACGGTCGCCACTGCTGAGCCGGTCCTGACCGGTGATAATGACCGGATCATCCGCGGCCAGTCCATCCACCACTTCCACCCAGCCCGGCTGCCGGGCACCAAGAATGACGGACACCCGACGCGCCTTGCCATCCTCGGCAATAAACACATACTTGTCAGCACCGCGCATCAGTACCGCCTGCTCCGGAATCACCAGGGCCTCGCGCTCACGCAGGGTCAGGCTGGCCGACATGAACTGGCCGGGCCGGAGCTTGCCATCGGGATTATCAATCAGTGCCCGCACCGGCAGGGTGCGGCTGAGTTCGCTGATGCGGGTGCCCAGTTCCACCAGTTCGCCGCTGAAGTTGTCTTCCGGGAAGGCGGGGGAGCGGCCCAGAACCGGTTGCCCGAGACTCACCTGTCCCAGGAAGCGTTCGGGAATGGCAAAACCCAGCTCCATGCGATCGGTGGCGTCCAGGGTGGCAACGGTGGTACCGGATTCGAGGTAAGCGCCCATGCTGATATCGCTGAGCCCCACCACGCCGGTGAACGGCGCCGTGATGCGGTGGTTATCCAGACGGGTTCGTGCAGCTTCCAGTTGAGCCTGCGCCACCTCCAGGGTGGTTCGCAATTCATCCACCTGGGACTGCGAAATACTGTTGTTGGAACGCAGGCTGCGGGCCCGCTCATACTGGCGCCGGGCATCTGCCACCTGCGCCTCGGACACACGCACATCCGCCCGTGCCTGGCGATCATCCAGGCGAAGCAGCAACTCGCCCTGCTCCACACGCTGGCCACTGCGCAGGTTCAGCTCCACCACGCGGCCACTGACCTCGGTGGTCAATTCAACGGCTTCCTGTGCTTTCAGGCTGCCCACCGCATTA
Proteins encoded in this region:
- a CDS encoding efflux RND transporter periplasmic adaptor subunit encodes the protein MLKQWLIALVLVALAVGGAFGYRYFDQSPDGGDQRIRPASVVNTTTPSQETVRDRVNAVGSLKAQEAVELTTEVSGRVVELNLRSGQRVEQGELLLRLDDRQARADVRVSEAQVADARRQYERARSLRSNNSISQSQVDELRTTLEVAQAQLEAARTRLDNHRITAPFTGVVGLSDISMGAYLESGTTVATLDATDRMELGFAIPERFLGQVSLGQPVLGRSPAFPEDNFSGELVELGTRISELSRTLPVRALIDNPDGKLRPGQFMSASLTLREREALVIPEQAVLMRGADKYVFIAEDGKARRVSVILGARQPGWVEVVDGLAADDPVIITGQDRLSSGDRIEVVDDDKAIPDNRFATSLES